One window of Thermus caldifontis genomic DNA carries:
- a CDS encoding GNAT family N-acetyltransferase translates to MVLLRPAEEKDLPAITRLSHRTLLLGREGALVFPSQELWGELFVAPYLRRGCCPRVAEEEGEVLGYILGACSDLALTLYLLPRMPLLLFKLLLGCYGPPLPHLRYLLRLLLFPGPKAPKSLYPAHLHIAVDPKAQGRGIGKALLAEFLECLRRKGVKGVQLSTTRANAAARKLYGSLGFRLWAKRASPFWAPYHGHPVIHEVWVREL, encoded by the coding sequence GTGGTCCTCCTTCGCCCCGCCGAGGAAAAAGACCTCCCCGCCATCACCAGGCTTTCCCACAGGACCCTCCTCCTGGGGCGGGAAGGCGCTTTGGTCTTCCCTAGCCAGGAGCTTTGGGGGGAGCTCTTCGTAGCCCCTTACCTGAGGCGGGGATGCTGCCCCCGGGTGGCGGAGGAAGAAGGGGAGGTCCTGGGCTACATCCTGGGCGCCTGTTCGGACCTCGCCCTCACCCTTTACCTCCTTCCCCGCATGCCGCTCCTTCTCTTCAAGCTTCTCCTAGGCTGTTACGGACCACCTCTTCCCCACCTCCGCTACCTCCTGAGGCTCCTTCTCTTCCCAGGCCCTAAGGCCCCCAAGAGCCTTTACCCCGCCCACCTCCACATCGCCGTGGATCCCAAGGCCCAGGGCAGGGGCATAGGCAAGGCCCTCTTGGCCGAGTTCCTGGAGTGTTTAAGGAGAAAAGGGGTAAAGGGCGTGCAGCTTTCCACCACCCGGGCCAACGCCGCCGCCCGGAAGCTTTACGGGAGCCTGGGCTTCCGCCTCTGGGCCAAGCGGGCCAGCCCCTTCTGGGCCCCCTACCACGGCCACCCCGTGATCCACGAGGTCTGGGTCAGGGAACTCTAG